The window GTACGACAGCCCTGCCTACCAAGAAGCCGCTCAGCACCGTTTCCGTGGCGCAGTCTGCCGCGGCCTTATAGTGGAGAGGAAATGACCCGGAGACTCCGCGAAATACATGGGAAGTTGCGTTCGTAATACCTTACTGAACAGGTCGATCGTTTCAGCTCGGCTCCAAATATGTCACCGTGAACGCCTTCTCTCTTTGTTACTCCATGGATTCGCGAATCCGATCGTCGATTGCAATCGCAATCTTTCCTTGAACACCGTTGTTGGAACTCTCAAGGCGCGCTTGTGCGAGCGGAATGTCGGCGAGCGAATAGACAGCGCCTACGTGTGGCTTCAGCTGACCGCGCTCGACCAAGGCACTCAACTCATCAAGCTTGCCCCGATTTTGTCTTGTGAAAACGAAGTGATAACTCGCGTTTTTGCCCCAGGCTTGAATGACGTTTTGTGGCAGCGCGGTGTCCACGATCGTGACAACGCGGCCAAGTTGAGCCAGCGCGTCGGGGCTGCGCGACAAGGTGTCGCCGCCGATGGTATCGAACACCACATCGACTCCTCGTCCATCCGTTTCCCGCATGATGCAATCGACATAATCCTCCTTTTGGTAGTCGATAATGACATCGGCCCCCATGCTTCGTGCGAACCTAGCGTTTGCGTCGCGCACGGTCGTAAACACCTTCGCTCCGATGGCCTTTGCGAGCTGGATCGCCACATGACCGACTCCTCCTGCGCCACCGTGTACCAGAATGCTTTCGCCGACTCTCAGCACCGCACGAACGATCAGTGCTTCCCACACCGTTCCGCCAACCAAGGTCAAGCTGGCCGCCTCAAGATGGCTCAACGAGGCCGGCTTCTTTCCAATGATGCTTTCGGCGGCAACGTGGTACTCGGCATAACTTCCGGGCCCGTCAAATATTTGCGGGGTGTACCAGACTTCGTCTCCTGGAGAGAAGGTCGTCACGCCCGCTCCGACTTCTTCGACCACGCCAGATACGTCGTGTCCGGTAATGGCCGGCAGTTGCACCAGGTCGTGATAATCGCCGCGTCGGACCTGGTAATCCAACGGATTGATGGAGGTTGCATGTACCCTGACCAGGACTTGCCCCGCGCGCGGTACGGGCTTGGGGACGTCACAAAGTTCGAACGATTCCAGGCCCCCAAATGAATGAAGTACGATCGCTTTCATCGCGATGCTCTTTTCTGTGAAACGATAAATGAACTAGCTGAGCAACCTGGGCGGCAAAGCAACGATGGATATCAAGAAGCGAACCTGCCCCGCCGATCAGATGCATGGGCCAGGTTCGGCATCTTCACTAGCTCAGCGAGCGTGGATCACTTCTTCGCCCGCACCGGCCTCGAACTTGTCCAGCTCGGTTTCGTGCCCGTCGCGTTGCACGCTTTGTGCCTTGTCGTAACTCTCCATCAGCGCCCGGTAGTGCGGCACGAGGTCGACCATCACGGCTGCGAAGTCCATCGCGTCGGGGCGGTTCCACGTGCTCATCAGTTCGCCTAGTACGGCAAACGTGTCGATCGGGATCGCTCCAGCTTGAGCGATTCGGGCGAGCGTCAAGTCGGTGGCCATTTGGGAGTGGTTGCCCGAAGCGTCGATGATGCAGAAGACCTTGTACCCCGCGGCGACAGCGCTGATTGCGGGAAACGCCATACAGACGCTCGTCAGCGTGCCAGCAATGAGCAACGTCTTGCGGCCCGTGTTCTCGATGGTTTCAACCCACGGTGGGTTGTCCCAGGCGTTGACTTGGCCCGTCCGCGGGATGTACACCGCCTCCGGGTTCTGCTCGTGGATTTCAGGAATCAGCGGGCCATTCGGTCCGTCCGGAACCGAGGCCGTCGTGAAGGTTGGAACCTTGGCGAGACGGGCCACCTTCGCCAAGGCGATAACGTTGGACCGCAGGACGGGAAGTTCGATGTCCTTAACCAGTTGAAATAGGCCGCTCTGGTGGTCAATCAGCAGCATCACCGCATCGTCCGGGTCGATCATCCACTTGTTGACTGTACTCATGATTTTCTCCTGAAGAAAAGAGCTCTCTGTTCGGCACCGCGACACCGCGATGTCTGAAAAACAGAATAGAAGGCAGGAGCAGAAGAGTATCGGAGGTTCTTGCTGACTCTTTGGCGATTCTTGCTGTGTTTAGGCGAATCGCCTGGGAGTGACGCCAACGAGCCGTTTGAAGTGTCGGGTAAGTTGGCTTTGGTCGCTGAAGCCTACCTCGATGGCGATCTGAACAAGCGAGAGCTGTCCGGCGGCGATGAGTCGCTTGGCGTGCTCGACGCGCTGGTGGATGACGAACTGATACGGCGGCAGGCCGGTCGTCTGCTTGAACAGCCGGGCGAAGTGGAATTCGCTCAGGTGGGCGACATCCGCAAGGTCTGCGAGGGCGATGTTTTGGTCGAGATGCGCGTGGATGTACTCTTCGACTGCTCTCAAGGTATGTCGCGGTAGACGGCCGCCTGCCCCGCGGATGCCCCCGCCCGAACCCTGCCTGTTGGACATCTGTCGAATCAGTTGGACGACCAGCACGTTTGCCAGCGACTCGGCACACAGACGCCCGCCCGGACCGCCGGTAACCAGCTCGTGGCGAAGGGCCGTAAGGGTCTTGATCACCTCGGGGCTCGATTGGTCGTAGTAGCGTACCGGAAACTGAATGCGGGCCGGGTCGAGATCGAATGCCTCTTCCGCCACTTTGGAGATCAAGGCCGGGGACAATTGATAGTGGGTCGAGTCGGTGAAGTCGCCTGTGTACCGCCACCGCCACTGGCTCTCGATGCCGGGCGGCAGAAGATTCACGGCGTGCGGCAAGCCGTCCCCGCTGTACCGCTCATTATCGCAACGGTGATCAGTCCGCTCCGGAAAGATCTTGCCTGTGAGTACGACCATTAGACACGCGAGGGGTGGATGTACGAAGTCGCTGGCGGGCTGTGGTGTGTTGTATTCGACTCGAAGACCATTCCAGCCGTGCGTCGCGCTCGTATGCTGGAACGCATACGGAATGTGTCTCAGCCGATCATCGGGAGTGAGCGGACGCAAGTGTTTCGGTGGTTGGATTGTCCGCGTCATGATGCAACCTGTTGATCTATGCCTCCATCTCCGTTCGCCAAAGCTAGGCGACAGGGGGGGCGGAGGAACCTCTGAACTCCGACAAGCCGTGAAGTGGCGCGGCCTGCCGCAGCATCATTGCAACACATTGTTCGGCACTGCCGACCACCTTCATGGTAATGCTTTCGGGGCCAACTGCACAGCAACCCAATCGGAACTCGACCGGTAGAACAGAGGACAGGATTTGAACATCGCATCGCCTACCGTCTGATAATCGAGCTACTCAGGTGCCGACTGACTCGCCTTGAATGAAGGCCAACAGATCCACATTGATGACATCGCTGTTGGTGGTACACATTCCGTGCGGGAACCCTTTGTAGATCTTGAGCGTGCTTTGCTTCAGTAGTTTTACCGCGAGCATCGCGGAAGCTGCGATGGGCACGATCTGATCATCATCACCATGCATGACAAGTGTTGGCACGTCAATCGCCTTCAGGTCGTCGGTGAAATCCGTTTCCGAGAACGCCTTGATCCCATCGTAGTGCGCCTTGGCACTTCCCATCATTCCCTGCCGCCACCAGTTCTGCACGACAGGTGCGGAGGGTGTCACCTCCGGACGGTTGAAGCCGTAGAAAGGTCCGCTGGCGACGTCCCAATAGAATTGCGCACGATTGGCGAGCAACTGCCCACGAAACCCATCAAATACTTCGATTGGCAGGCCATCCGGGTTGTGCTGCGTTTTCACCATCAACGGCGGAACGGCGCCAATGAGTACTAGCTTCGCAACGCGTCCGGCTCCGTATTGCGCGACATAACGCGCCGCTTCACCGCCGCCTGTTGAGTGGCCGACATGAATAGCGTCTCGCAAATCGAGATGATTCACCACGTCGGCAACGTCGGCAGCATAATGATCCATGTCGTGACCATCGCTAACCTGACTGGATCGCCCATGGCCTCGTCGATCATGCGCGATCACGCGATAGCCTTTGGACAGGAAGAACAGCATCTGGGAATCCCAGTCATCGGAGCTGAGAGGCCAGCCATGATGAAAGACGACAGGCTGATCGCTAGGCTTTCCCCAGTCTTTGTAGAAAATGTTTGCACCATCAGCGCTAGTAACAGAGCTCATGGGTAGGTCCCTTGTTCAAAGTGAATTGTATTGCAATAAAAAATTCGTCGGGGAAGGCGAAGCGTTGTCTAATCTCGATTCCCTTTCAGAATACTAAGCGTAGCCGACAGACAGACGGGGACGTGACCAACGCTCCCCGCCCCTCCGAAATGCTGGTTCCATTTAGCCTACCCCACTGTGCGGTCCTAAAACCGTTTCACGAAAACGACGCCGACGACAATCAGCACGACCCCCATGATCCGCCCCAAGCTGACCGATTGTTGCTGAGCGACAAGGATATTGTAGTGCTCCAGAAAAATGCCATCGCCATTTGGCCGGCAACGATCAGGCTAAATGCAAACCCCGGCCCAAGCTTCGGAAACACCAGAATAACGATCGTCTCATAGGTGGCTTCCAATATCCCGCCGATCCAGTATTTCGGTGGCAACTGTTTGATGCCTGTCCAGATAACCGCTTGCCTGGTCAGCAGGATATAGGACAGCAATGCCACCGTCCCGACTGCGAACGATATGAACGCCGCATGAGCCGAACTGGCTCCTGCTTTTCCAAGCTTCGCGTTGACACCGCCTTGTAGCGGCAATGCGGAGCCGGCTGCGAGAGCCATTAGAATCCAGATCAGTTTTGCCATGATTTTCTTTCGAGTTGGAACCGCGGTTGTGCGAGCAGGGTTGATGCGTGAGTGAGCAAGCGGGTTTGTGGTGGCGATCGTCAGCTTCAGACAAGGGAGGGATAGTTGGTGTAGCCCTCTGCTCCGGGCGCATAGTATGTCGCGACTTCAGGCTCGTTGAGCGGTGCGTCAGCTCTCAGGCCTTAGGGCAAATCGGGGTTCGCTATGAACTTCTGGCCGAACACAACGGCATCGGCTTCCCTTGTGCGTATCGCATTGGCTGCCGACGTTTTATCGTAGCCACCGTTGGCGAATAGCACGCCTTCAAATTCGGCTCGGATATAAGCTTTCACGCGGGGTGCATCCGCGTTGTAGAGTCGACCCGGTCAAATCGCTTCTGCGATATGCAGGTAGGCGAGCTGGAACGTGTTATGCATCTGCGCTGCCCGCGAACACAATTCAATGGGATCGCTACCTGCCATCCCGTTGCCACTCATGGGAGGACTTAAGCGAACACCCGTACGATCCGCCGACCATGCGTTGTTGACTGCCGTAAAAACTTCGCGGAGAAACCGCAGGCGATTCTCTATTGAGCCGCCGTATTCGTCGGTGCGTTGGTTCGAGGAATCTCGCAAGAACTGGTCGATCAAATATCCATTCGCGCCGTGGATATCGACACCATCGAATCCCGCATCCCGCGTTGTCCGGTTGCCTTGGCATAGTCTTCAATGACGCTTGCAATTCCCGATGTACTCATGGCCTGAGGAACGACATGCGGCTTCTTGCCAGTGGGGGGTGTGAGCTTCGCCGGTTGCCGCGATAGGACTGGGACCAACCGTCAATTGACCGCTTTGATAGTCTGGGTGCGACACTCGGCCCATGTGCCACAGTTGCAAAAAAATTCGCCCACCGGACGCGTGAACGGCGTCGGAAATTCGCTTCCATCCTTCGACTTGCTCAGCAGTATAGATGCCGGGAGCACCGTGCCAGCCATACCCCTGCTCACTGATCGCGGTCGCCCCCGAGATGATCAGGGCAGCACTGCTTCGTTGGTAATAGTATTCTTCCATCAATTCATTCGGAACTCGATCCGTAGATCGTGCTCTCGTCAAAGGGGCCATCACGATCCTGTGGGGGAGTTCGATTGCACCGATGCAGAGTGATTGAAAAAGCAACTCGTTATCGCTGACTTGTGTCATTTCGTTTCCTCAGATAATTGGTTTTCGAATCGGCTTCTCTGCAATGACATTGCAGCAGGCTGCCGTTGCACAAGGGTTATCGGATCCATCTATGCATTCGTGAAACGCATAACTGTTTCAGCAGTAATCGGTTTTTCGTATAGCTGAAGAATGGAACTTCGACACTTTCGTTACTTCGTCGCCGTGGCGTCTGAACTGAGTTTTTCCAGAGCGGCTGAGAAGTCGTTAGTCGCTCAGCCTGCGCTAGGCACTCAAATTGCTGATTTGGAGCGGGAAATCGGTACCTCACTATTTTTCCGTAATAAGCGAGTCGTCCGCCTGACTGCAGCCGGGACCGTATTCCTCGAAGAAGCTCAAGCCATCCTGGAGGCTGGCGAAGCCGCAAAGCTGAAAGCGCTACGTGCTTCGCGTGGCGAATTCGGTGAGTTGTCGATTGGATTTTTTGCTGCTCCCACCATGTAGTTTCTTCCTGATTTAATCAGGCGTTTTCGACTGCGGTATCCGGATGTCACCATCCGGATGTTCGAGATGACGCCAGACAAACAGTTGGATGCGCTGGAAAGCGGCGAAATCAGCGTCGCCTTTACACGGCCGTTGCCACCGGGCCATCCAGACCTCGTCACGCAGATTTTGTTTCGTGAACGTCTGCTTGCCGTCATGGCTGAGACCCACTCGCTTGCATCACGTCGGCGAGTCCGGCTCAGCGATCTTGCCGAAGAACGATTTGTTCTTTTGGACCGCGGCGTTGCGATCAGCCTTTACGACCACATTATCGCAGCGTGCTCGTCGGCGGGATCCTCGCCCGTGGTCGCTGGTGGCGCCGACCTGATGGCCACCGTGTTAACGATGGTGGCCGCCGAACAAGGCATCAGCATCGTGTCCGAAAGCGTTCAGAACCATCGCAGTCAGCAGATTTCCTTCGTTTCAATCGAGCCAGCGATGAAGCCAATCCCGTTGGTCGTGTGCTGGCACTCGAACCACGAAAGTCCACCTCGAGACGCATTTCTGCAACTCGTCCACGAACGAAAAACGACCATTCAGCAGGAGTGCGTCAGGCAGCCTGATGTGCAAAAATCGGCAAGAAAGAACCGATCATGAAAACAGCAGGTCCGTGAACTCGTGCTGTCATTCATATCGATATGCCAGAAGTGGCCGATGCGTTGACTAGTGTAGAGCCTCGCTCAGTCGTTGAATGATCAGCATCCTTCTTTGCTACGTCTAACCCGTGGCCGAGAGGCCAGGAGCGGCAAGGTCATGCAATCAATCAACCTACGGCAAAGGCCGACCTGCTTCGCATTTGATGGGGAGGTCGATTGAACTGGCAGTCAACACCAATCTTTCGGCGTAAACCCTTGCCATTCAAAGAAAGACAGCTGGCCGCAAATCGATGTGGCAAGCTGTATTAGCATCAGGTCGGGGCGACAGGATTTGAACCAGCGACCTCTGCGTCCCGAACGCAGCGTTCTACCAGGCTGAGCCATGCCCCGTAGAATGCGTCATTCTTCCAAAGGCAAAAGTCACGAAACAATGGGGTTTCGCGTTGAGATGGACCAGGATCTATCATGGAACATTGTTTTCCGTGTGATTTCGAGCCCGAGGCGGGCCGTGACTCCTTTGGGACAATGGACTTGTTGGAATTGAAGCATCGTGCGATGGCGTGCGACTTTGTGGTGCTGGTGCCGGACGAAAATCAACGCGTGGGCAATCGGTCCGTCGCTGATGTTGTCCTGCGTCATTTGGAAGCGATCGAGGAAATCGAATCTTCGCTGACGGTCTATCGAGGTGACAGCGAAATCGCTCGGGTCAATGCGTTGGCGTATGAAAAGCCAGTTCATTTGAAGCCCGCCACGTTTGAGCTTCTGCAGAAAGCAAACGCCCTCGCTGAACGCACCCAGGGAGCGTTCGACATCACGGCGGGACCTCTCGTGGAGACTTGGGGGTTCACCAAGCGTGAAGGTCGAAAACCCAAACCGGATGAGATCGAATCGGCTCGAGAGCGTGTCGGTTGGAAGCGTCTGATTCTGGATGTGGAGAGTCGCACCGCTCGATTCGCGGTCAAGGGCATGTCGCTGAACATGGGTGCGATCGGCAAGGGGCACGCCATCGATGTTTTGGCCGCTTCAATGCGTGCCGATGGCATGTGTGACTTTCTGATCCATGCGGGGCATAGCAGCGTTCTGGCGGCGGGCGACCAACAACCAGTTGCGACATCTGATGAGAACGAGGTGGAACACGACTCAGAGCGGCCGAAGGGTTGGCTGGTTGGCGTCTCTCATCCGACCCGACCGGGGAAACGTCTTGGGGGGCTTTGGCTACGGGACGAGGCGCTTTCGACCAGCGGCAGCGGAAAACAGTTTTTTCATCATCAAGGCAAACGTTACGGACACGTGATTGATCCACGGACGGGGTATCCGGCTGGCCAGTGGCTGTCCTTGACGTTGACGACGACTCACGCCGTGGACGCGGATGCCCTGTCAACGGCTTTGTTTGTCATGGGAAAGGACGATGCAAAAGCGTATGCTGCCGAGCATGGGATCGGATTGATTCTGGTCAGTGCCGGGAAACGACAGGAGGAGGTCGTGTTGGACAAGTCAGGCCCCTTGATCTGGCACAACACTTGAGCATCACCGGAGTTCATCCGCGAAGAAATTCCGGTCAGTCGGAGCCTGCCGAATCCGTTAGGGTCTGCGGCCTTCAAAACTGTCTTCCTCGTTTTGGCGATGATTTGGAATGTCGCCGACAGTGACTCTCAAACCGAAGCCTCATCATCAATTCGCCGACACTTCCCACGTCTGCATTGTTCTTGCCGATACGCCTTCATGTCTGATTCTTCAACTCACCGCAACGCGACAACCGCTCCCGACAACGACGCGGATCCAGCCGTTTACGAGCCGCCGCGATCAATCGCGCCGACTCCGCAGCTGTCCACCCGCGGACTGTTCGTTGCTCTGGCGACGGTCTGTTTTGTTCCTCTGTTTGGGCTCAGCATTTACGCGGTGATTTTCGGAAAGGCGAGTGAACACGGATTGCCGGTCGAGATCCTGATCGACCGCCGACCGCTGATGACCGTCGAAGGCAACTCTCAGATGATGGACGATGTCGTCGTCGTCACCAACGAAGCGGACTTTGAAATTCCCAATCTGACGATGAACCTGAACGGACAGTACTTTCTGTACCAAGACAAACCGCTGGCGGTGGGAGAAACGCTGGTGCTACGTCAGGCGGCATTTGCGACCAAGAGCAGCCAATTTTGGGTTCCGGGACGCTATCCAATCACAGAAATTACCGTAACTGGGAAGTTGCCCACTGGTGCACGAGGCGTGAAAGAGGTGCAATTCTGAATCTCACATTTCAAACGCAAACCTCTTTCACAGGGAATTCTGGGTGAGCTCGGTTTTGGATTCCAAATGGACTCGCAGCGACGCGTCCAAAACGTACGACATCGACCGCTGGGGCGCTGGCTACTTTTCGATTTCTGATGCCGGCACAGTGTTGGTTTCACCGGATCGGGATCCGTCTCAAAGCATCGATTTAAAAGAGCTGGTCGATCGTTTGGGGCAGCGCAACTTGGACCTGCCGATTCTGCTCCGTTTCAACGGGATTCTTCGAGATCGATTGCGCGAGCTGGATCGTTGTTTCAAAAACGCGATTCATGATCACAAGTACCAAAGCCGCTATCGCTGCGTCTTTCCAATCAAAGTCAACCAGCAACGCGAAGTGGTCCAGCAGATCGTCAGCGAAGGTGCTCGGCTGGGATTTGGTATCGAAGCGGGAAGCAAACCAGAATTGGTCGCCGCCGTGGCAATGGGCGACGCCAACGTACCGATTGTTTGCAACGGTTTCAAAGACGAAGAGTTCATTCGGTTGGCGTTGTTGGCTCAACGGTTGGGGCGAAATGTGCTGCCCGTTGTCGAAAAGGTCAGTGAGCTGGATTTGATCTTGGACGTCGCCAAGGACATCGGCGTACGTCCAACGATCGGGATGCGAGTCAAACTGGCGACCCGCGGAAGTGGTCGTTGGCAAGCGAGCGGTGGATACCGCAGCAAGTTTGGCCTCACCGTTGCCGAGTTGTTGGCTCAATTGGATCGCTTGATCGCGATGGACATGGGCGATTGCCTTCAGTTGCTGCACTTTCATGTCGGCAGCCAAATCGGAAACATTCGTCAACTCAAATCGGCCATTCTCGAGGCCGCGCGAATCTACGTCGACTTGGTTCGCCGTGGTGCAGGAATGCGCTACCTCGATGTGGGCGGTGGACTCGGTGTTGACTATGACGGTTCGCGCAGCGACAGCGAATCGAGCATGAACTACACGATGCAGGAATACGCCAACGACGTCGTCTATCACACCCAAACCGTGTGCGACGAAGCGGGAGTCCCGCACCCCGAGTTGATTTCGGAATCGGGCCGGGCAGTCGCGGCTCACCATAGCGTGTTGGTGATGGAAACACTGGGGGTGACTTCCCAGGGCGTTGCAAATTTGCCGTGCTGGGCCAAGGTCGAAGGCGAACCGGTATCGCCCGATCACGGCGGGATCGAAATGGATTCCGTCGGTGCGATCGAAACATCCGAAATGGAAGGCCCACCGGAATCATACGAGCAACCGGTGCATGACTTGTGGGTCGGCTACGTCAACATGACGCAGGCCAACATGATGGAAACCTTTCACGACGCGCAGGTGGCACTGGACCTGTGCATGAACCTCTTCAGTGGTGGTTACTTGCCGTTGGAACAACGCGTCGCGGCGGAGAACCTTTACTTTGCGATCTGCCATCGTGTTCGTGAATTGGCGGAATCGATGAAGGAGCGTCCCGATGATTTGAAGCATCTTGATCGGATGCTGTCAGACATCTACTTCGCCAATTTTTCGTTGTTTCAATCGATGCCTGATTCCTGGGCGATCGACCAATTGTTCCCGATCATGCCGATCCATCGTTTGCTAGAAAAGCCATCGCGACATGCGGTTTTGGGTGATATCACATGCGACAGCGATGGCAAAGTCGACGCGTTTGTTTGCGGCGGCGGACGTCAACGGACACTGATGCTGCACCCGCTGAAATCTGGTGAACCGTATCAGTTGGCGGTCTTCATGGTGGGAGCTTACCAGGAGATCTTAGGTGACTTGCACAATCTGTTTGGTGATACGCATGCCGTGCATGTGGACATCGAGGACGGTGTGACCAAAGTTCGATCGATCGTCAAAGGCGACACGGTTTCGGAAGTGTTGGGGTATGTCCAATACGAAGATCGAGAGTTGATCGAGAATCTCCAAGAGTCGGTGGAATCCGCGATTGGAAACGGACACATCGATCATCAGCAGGCAGGCGAGACAGTTGCCGCGTACGAACGTGCGCTCAGTGGCTACACGTATTTGTCGACGCGGACGAAATAGTTCGTGGATCTGCTGTGGTTCCGTGGCAGGACAATTGCACGGTTCGTTGTTGAGTCGTTTTCTCCTCTTCGGTTCTTTGACTGGCTTTTATGTCGACGCCCACCCCTGACTTTGATGTTTCTAACTTTGAACGCGAGCTGATTCTTCGGAACATGCGCATCGAGGACTATGACTCGATGGTTGCCATGCAGAAGGCGTGCTTTCCGGACATGCAGCCTTGGACGAAGGAGCAGGTCGAAAGTCAGCTCGCTCACTTCCCGGAAGGCCAGATCGTCATCGAGTGCGACGGCAAACTCGTCGCCAGCAGCAGTAGCTTGCTGCTGCATTACGAAGACGACCTGGAATGGCACGATTACAAGAAAATCGCAGACATTGGTTTCATTCGAAATCATCAGCCAACCGGCGACACGTTGTACGGCATCGAGATCATGGTGCATTCCGACTTTCGCGGCATGCGTCTGTCTCGACGACTCTATGATGCACGAAAAGAGCTTTGTCGTTCGCGAAATATTGAGCAAATGATCGTTGGCGGCCGCATTCCTGGCTATCACTTGCACGCGGAGGAGATGAAGGCGTCCGAGTACATTGATCGTGTCATCGACAAAACATTCTTCGACCCGGTTCTGACGGCTCAAATTGCCAACGGTTTTTCACTGCAGGGT of the Rhodopirellula baltica SH 1 genome contains:
- a CDS encoding zinc-dependent alcohol dehydrogenase family protein; the protein is MKAIVLHSFGGLESFELCDVPKPVPRAGQVLVRVHATSINPLDYQVRRGDYHDLVQLPAITGHDVSGVVEEVGAGVTTFSPGDEVWYTPQIFDGPGSYAEYHVAAESIIGKKPASLSHLEAASLTLVGGTVWEALIVRAVLRVGESILVHGGAGGVGHVAIQLAKAIGAKVFTTVRDANARFARSMGADVIIDYQKEDYVDCIMRETDGRGVDVVFDTIGGDTLSRSPDALAQLGRVVTIVDTALPQNVIQAWGKNASYHFVFTRQNRGKLDELSALVERGQLKPHVGAVYSLADIPLAQARLESSNNGVQGKIAIAIDDRIRESME
- a CDS encoding isochorismatase family protein, with product MSTVNKWMIDPDDAVMLLIDHQSGLFQLVKDIELPVLRSNVIALAKVARLAKVPTFTTASVPDGPNGPLIPEIHEQNPEAVYIPRTGQVNAWDNPPWVETIENTGRKTLLIAGTLTSVCMAFPAISAVAAGYKVFCIIDASGNHSQMATDLTLARIAQAGAIPIDTFAVLGELMSTWNRPDAMDFAAVMVDLVPHYRALMESYDKAQSVQRDGHETELDKFEAGAGEEVIHAR
- a CDS encoding helix-turn-helix domain-containing protein, with the translated sequence MNLLPPGIESQWRWRYTGDFTDSTHYQLSPALISKVAEEAFDLDPARIQFPVRYYDQSSPEVIKTLTALRHELVTGGPGGRLCAESLANVLVVQLIRQMSNRQGSGGGIRGAGGRLPRHTLRAVEEYIHAHLDQNIALADLADVAHLSEFHFARLFKQTTGLPPYQFVIHQRVEHAKRLIAAGQLSLVQIAIEVGFSDQSQLTRHFKRLVGVTPRRFA
- a CDS encoding alpha/beta fold hydrolase, with translation MSSVTSADGANIFYKDWGKPSDQPVVFHHGWPLSSDDWDSQMLFFLSKGYRVIAHDRRGHGRSSQVSDGHDMDHYAADVADVVNHLDLRDAIHVGHSTGGGEAARYVAQYGAGRVAKLVLIGAVPPLMVKTQHNPDGLPIEVFDGFRGQLLANRAQFYWDVASGPFYGFNRPEVTPSAPVVQNWWRQGMMGSAKAHYDGIKAFSETDFTDDLKAIDVPTLVMHGDDDQIVPIAASAMLAVKLLKQSTLKIYKGFPHGMCTTNSDVINVDLLAFIQGESVGT
- a CDS encoding DMT family transporter; this encodes MAKLIWILMALAAGSALPLQGGVNAKLGKAGASSAHAAFISFAVGTVALLSYILLTRQAVIWTGIKQLPPKYWIGGILEATYETIVILVFPKLGPGFAFSLIVAGQMAMAFFWSTTISLSLSNNRSAWGGSWGSC
- a CDS encoding LysR family transcriptional regulator; this translates as MELRHFRYFVAVASELSFSRAAEKSLVAQPALGTQIADLEREIGTSLFFRNKRVVRLTAAGTVFLEEAQAILEAGEAAKLKALRASRGEFGELSIGFFAAPTM
- a CDS encoding FAD:protein FMN transferase, yielding MDLLELKHRAMACDFVVLVPDENQRVGNRSVADVVLRHLEAIEEIESSLTVYRGDSEIARVNALAYEKPVHLKPATFELLQKANALAERTQGAFDITAGPLVETWGFTKREGRKPKPDEIESARERVGWKRLILDVESRTARFAVKGMSLNMGAIGKGHAIDVLAASMRADGMCDFLIHAGHSSVLAAGDQQPVATSDENEVEHDSERPKGWLVGVSHPTRPGKRLGGLWLRDEALSTSGSGKQFFHHQGKRYGHVIDPRTGYPAGQWLSLTLTTTHAVDADALSTALFVMGKDDAKAYAAEHGIGLILVSAGKRQEEVVLDKSGPLIWHNT
- the speA gene encoding biosynthetic arginine decarboxylase, whose protein sequence is MSSVLDSKWTRSDASKTYDIDRWGAGYFSISDAGTVLVSPDRDPSQSIDLKELVDRLGQRNLDLPILLRFNGILRDRLRELDRCFKNAIHDHKYQSRYRCVFPIKVNQQREVVQQIVSEGARLGFGIEAGSKPELVAAVAMGDANVPIVCNGFKDEEFIRLALLAQRLGRNVLPVVEKVSELDLILDVAKDIGVRPTIGMRVKLATRGSGRWQASGGYRSKFGLTVAELLAQLDRLIAMDMGDCLQLLHFHVGSQIGNIRQLKSAILEAARIYVDLVRRGAGMRYLDVGGGLGVDYDGSRSDSESSMNYTMQEYANDVVYHTQTVCDEAGVPHPELISESGRAVAAHHSVLVMETLGVTSQGVANLPCWAKVEGEPVSPDHGGIEMDSVGAIETSEMEGPPESYEQPVHDLWVGYVNMTQANMMETFHDAQVALDLCMNLFSGGYLPLEQRVAAENLYFAICHRVRELAESMKERPDDLKHLDRMLSDIYFANFSLFQSMPDSWAIDQLFPIMPIHRLLEKPSRHAVLGDITCDSDGKVDAFVCGGGRQRTLMLHPLKSGEPYQLAVFMVGAYQEILGDLHNLFGDTHAVHVDIEDGVTKVRSIVKGDTVSEVLGYVQYEDRELIENLQESVESAIGNGHIDHQQAGETVAAYERALSGYTYLSTRTK